The DNA region GAAAGGCGTAGCCAAAAATGCCAGACTTGCCACAGCAGTAGCTCGTGCTGCCTCTCCCACCGCAGAAATCGGCGACACGGCAATGGATCTGACAGTAGAAAATATCTTAAGTTTGCGAGAGGCAATGGGAGAAACAGCAAAAAAACTTAAGCGTCTTGGAGAATACTCGCAAAATATTTCTCGCTTGACTTCCTCCATTCACAAAATTGCCCTACAAACTAATTTATTAGCCATTAACGCTGGTATTGAGGCGGCTCGTGTTGGTGGAGATAATCAAGGTTTTGCCTCCTTTTCTGAAGAAGTTGCTGCACTCGCAGTCGAAAGTGCCGGAGTAACTGGTGAAATAGAAGGAATGGTTGCCAATATCCAACTAGAAGTTATCGAAGTAGTTAAGGTGATGGAATTGGGAAGCGCCCAAGTAATGGAAGTAACTCGTCTAGTGGAAGATAGCAAACATAGTTTAAATCAAATGCTAGATGTCTGTCGCCAAATTGATGATTTAGTGCAATCAATTTCTACCGCTACCGGATTGCAAGTGCATAATACCAAAGAAGTTATCGATTTTATCAAAGAAATTGCCAAAGTATCGGAATTTACTAGCAGTTCCTCTCGCAAAATTTATGCATCCTTGCAAAAAACAGTAGAAATTTACCAGCAATTACAAGCAACAGTTAGAAACTTCAAACTTAGTTAATCTAATTGTTGTTTAATACAAAAAATTCTTTGATTTTACTCATCTATAAGTGACAGATAATTTCTCATCACCATGCTCTGCATAGTAATGAAAACTTAAGGCTCTGTCTTCTTTTCATAAGATAGATACTCAATCAATTCTTTCCTTGCCTGGAGGCAGGGAAAGAGAAAAAATTGTTCAAATTTACATTGTGAATATAAATGCACACAGATGAAATCGGAAAAATCATCCGTGTGTTTTTTATTTTTTATTTAATGTAATTACTCTCAAATAAAGAAATATGAATAATATAAATAATCTCTTTTTGAAATAGAAGTTACAAAATTTTCTATAATTCATAATCTATAATTTAATAATTTATTATCGGCAATTGCCTGCCAAAAAAACCATTGTATCTCATCAATTTGGTACAAAAAAATCAACTTATGTTAAAAGACAGGGAACTCGAAACCCAGATGCAATTTCTGGATGCAGCTAATCATAGTTTGCATACCCTGGAGACTGTTTTATTAGAAATACAACCTAACTATCAACTTTCTATACCAAAAATCGATACAGCACTCCAAGCGACTCATTCTATTAAATGTGGTGCTGGAATGATGGGATTGAGTATTTTGGGAAATTTTGCCCAACATTTGGAAGATTCATTGCAAGTTTTAAAAGTACAATCTAATTCTCTAAAAATTGATACAGATTTACACAGTTTACTTGCATCAGTAGTTGATTGGCTGCGTCAAATAGTGGAATCAATTTCAATTGGCTGTATGATGGATGAGCAATGGTTAGCAACATTTTGTTATCCACTCTTTGAGGAGTTACAAAAGCATATATCCTTTCACAATGTTGATAAAAACATAAGTATTTTGTCTCCCACAGAGGGAATGCAAGACATGATAAACTTTCTGTTTAGAACAGAAGTAGAGGAAGACTTGCAACGTCTAGAATCTTTATTCGCTAGTGGCAAAAAATCTGCTTTAAAATCAGAAGGCATGATGATAGCCACTGAATTAGCTAGTTTAGGAGAAATACTTCAGTTAAACACATTTGTCCAGCTTTGTCAGTCGATTCTGCAACACTTAGAAAACATTGATTCTGATGAAAATGTCGTAGAAATTACTCAACTTGCATTATCAGCATGGCGGCGATCGCAAGCATTAATTCTGTCAAATCAGCTTGATAGTATACCTACGAGTATTATTTCATTGGAATCAGAAGTTACTAATCAAAAAAAATCAAATTTAATTCCAAGATTGCCAGATACTAAGGCAATAAATTTAGAAAGATCCCAGGAATTATTAATATCTAGTAATCGGAATGAAAATCAAGAAACAATAACGAAAACTCTTGCCAAAAGAGTAGAAAATGTTGATGATTTAATGAAGGAACTTAGTATCCAGCATGATAGTCTTGAAATGCAAATTGATAAATTAAACAAACTCATTCGTAATCTCAGCCTCCGGGTAAAAAAGCTAGAGATAGATAATAACGAGTTGCGCCTGACGTATGATAAGTTTGCAACTAAAATATCTACTTTGACTCAAATACAATTCCAAAATGGAAATTGCCAGCATATTAATAAACAGAATACATCAATAGATAATTGTCCAGAATTAGAAATTACATCTCAGACAGTAATAGAAACAATTGCAAAAATTCAAGAAATCGCAAACGAGATTGAACTTAGCCTTGCAGATACAAATCAAGTCAGTCGTTTATTGAATAAAACGGCTCAGGATCTGCAACAGTCTATCACACAAACTCCTATTGACCTTTCATTAGAGCGGGTACTTCTCGTCGAAAGCGATCGCATGCTTTTAGGATTTTCCATAGATACAGTTGAAGAAATATGCTCGCTCAATCCAGAACAAGTTTCGTTGGTAAGAGGTAGCGAAGTTTTCAACTGGCACAATTCGACATTACAACTAATTCGTCTAGAGAATTACTTACAATTTAATTACCTCTATCCACTCACATCAGCTTTAGAAACTCCACCCCAAATCGAGACTGCTGGTATATTAATTGTCAAAGCAGGCGATCGCTCATTAGCTGTGCAAATAGATCGCTGTTGGGGTGAAAGAAAAGTTTCTATTCATCAAGTTGAAGGTAATATACCTTATTACAGGAACTATACTATTTTGGATGATGGTCGGATAGTGCCACTGTTGAGCGTTGGTGAGCTACTGCAAATGAGCGAGGATTACTGCAAACTTTAGCTCGACAACGGGCGACAAGCAGAAAGGATCTCGTGCATATTAACCACCGCACCAATCACCACGATCGCTGGCGCACCAAATCCAGCCTTCTCAACTTTCTCCACAATCGTCCCCAACTTACCAATTAATTCTTCTTGCTCTGCTCGCGTACCCCAACGCACCAAAGCAATTGGAGTTTCGTTACTCAACCCTGCTATCGTTAGCTGTTCCACAATGTAAGCTAAATTGTGAATTCCCATATAAATCACAATTGTTTCCGAACCGTGAGCGATCGCCTGCCAATTGACTGACGGTTTATACTTACCTACTGCTTCGTGTCCAGTTACAAAAGTTACTGAAGAGCTATATAACCGATGCGTTAAAGGAATACCAGCATAGGCTGGAGCAGCAATGCCCGATGTGATACCTGGCACTACTTCTACTGCTACTCCAGCATTCAATAATTCTTCCATCTCCTCGCCGCCACGACCAAAAACAAACGGATCGCCTCCCTTCAAGCGCACTACAATCGCATATTCTTGCGCTTTTTCAATTAGCAACTGCGTCGTTTCCTCTTGAATCAAGGAATGACGCCCCCGTCGCTTCCCAGCATCAATCTTCTGCGCCACGGGATTAATCATCGCCAGAACTGCCGGACTTACCAAAGCATCATAAATGACAACATCCGCACATTCTAACAATCCCTTACCCTTAAGTGTCATCAATCCTGGATCTCCAGGCCCAGCACCAACCAAATAAACCTTTCCCAAACAAGTCCTCCCCTCTTTCTTTGTGCCGTTGCGGTTCATTACTTCAACAAATCCCAAACTAAATCAGCCAATTCTGCACTTGCTCCCAAAGGCTCCGCCAGTTGAAAAGTTACCTTAGGAAAATGTAATTGTAACTTTTTTGTTGCTTGAGCGATCGCATCAGTTATGCCACCAGCGAATAAGAAGTA from Chlorogloeopsis sp. ULAP01 includes:
- a CDS encoding chemotaxis protein CheW, which encodes MLKDRELETQMQFLDAANHSLHTLETVLLEIQPNYQLSIPKIDTALQATHSIKCGAGMMGLSILGNFAQHLEDSLQVLKVQSNSLKIDTDLHSLLASVVDWLRQIVESISIGCMMDEQWLATFCYPLFEELQKHISFHNVDKNISILSPTEGMQDMINFLFRTEVEEDLQRLESLFASGKKSALKSEGMMIATELASLGEILQLNTFVQLCQSILQHLENIDSDENVVEITQLALSAWRRSQALILSNQLDSIPTSIISLESEVTNQKKSNLIPRLPDTKAINLERSQELLISSNRNENQETITKTLAKRVENVDDLMKELSIQHDSLEMQIDKLNKLIRNLSLRVKKLEIDNNELRLTYDKFATKISTLTQIQFQNGNCQHINKQNTSIDNCPELEITSQTVIETIAKIQEIANEIELSLADTNQVSRLLNKTAQDLQQSITQTPIDLSLERVLLVESDRMLLGFSIDTVEEICSLNPEQVSLVRGSEVFNWHNSTLQLIRLENYLQFNYLYPLTSALETPPQIETAGILIVKAGDRSLAVQIDRCWGERKVSIHQVEGNIPYYRNYTILDDGRIVPLLSVGELLQMSEDYCKL
- the cobA gene encoding uroporphyrinogen-III C-methyltransferase, whose amino-acid sequence is MNRNGTKKEGRTCLGKVYLVGAGPGDPGLMTLKGKGLLECADVVIYDALVSPAVLAMINPVAQKIDAGKRRGRHSLIQEETTQLLIEKAQEYAIVVRLKGGDPFVFGRGGEEMEELLNAGVAVEVVPGITSGIAAPAYAGIPLTHRLYSSSVTFVTGHEAVGKYKPSVNWQAIAHGSETIVIYMGIHNLAYIVEQLTIAGLSNETPIALVRWGTRAEQEELIGKLGTIVEKVEKAGFGAPAIVVIGAVVNMHEILSACRPLSS